The genomic interval GAAAAGGAGGCTTTTTATGTCAAGAAGAAAATATCTTGATACAAAACAACCAAAAGTAAAATCTATTATGGGTGATTTTATTTTAATTGGTATTATTTGTTTGTTTGCATTTATTCTTATTGTGACACAAATAACTATTAACCAACCCCTTTCATCGTTACCGTCTCAAAGTTCAGTGGATGATGTCAAGAAAATGCACGATTTTTTATCTATTGGAAACCTTGCGTATTTTTCAATGCGAACAATGTTTCGCATGATTGTAGGAATGATGTGGTCAATTTTATTCTCTGTTATTTGTGGTGTATTGGCAATTAAGTTTAAAACTGCAAGAAGAATTATTTTGCCGATGGTCAATTTCTTAGAATCAGTTCCTTTATTAGGTTTCATGACATTCACTACTGCATTTTTACTTGGATTATATCCAGGTAATGTAATGGGAGCTGAAGCGCTTGCCATTTTTGCAGTATTTACTGGACAAGCATGGAACATCATGTTGTCACTTTACCAAATAATGGAAGTAGTTCCCAAAGATTTGAAAGAAGTAACATCACAATTTCGATATAGTGCTTGGGAAAAATTTTGGCGTCTTGAATTTGTATATTCAATTCCAGGCCTACTATGGAATCTTGTCATATCTCAGTCAGCAGCATGGTTTGCCATTGTTGCAAGTGAACAGGTTACCGTCGCAATCCCTAAGTCTGAAACTTTAATTTTGCCAGGAATTGGCTCTTATATTCAAGTTGCATTAGATCGTGCAGACTTTAAAGCTTGTGGTTTCGCTGTTATTGCTTTAATTATTAATGTCGTCATACTAAATTTCTTAGTTTTTCAACCTTTGGTTAAAGCTACTTATTATTATCGTTATGATGAAGGAACAACTCAAGGTAATCCTCCAAAATCAATTGTATACAATTTAGTAAAAGCATCTAATTTTGGAAAAATATTAATGAAATGGATTCAAAAAATAAAAGATTTCTGGATTTTTAAGTTAGCTAGAGTTTGGTATATTCTTAGGATAAATCTTATTTTTAAATATCTAGGAAAAGTTAAGAAATATATTTCAATCATTTGGTATATCCTTTTAGGGTATGCGGTTGTTATCTCTGCTATTAAACTTTATAGATTCTTACCTCATGAAGATTTTTCAATAATCCCTCACTTAATGCTTTTAACTACATTGAGGGTAGTATTAGCAATGCTTATAGCAGCAGCGATTTTTACACCTCTTGGGGTTTGGGTTGCAAGTAACAAAAGACGTTTAAGCTTTATCCAACCAATTGGACAAGTTGTTGGATCGATTCCTTCAAACGTATATACTCCATTCATAGTAATTTTTATTAGTTTAGGGTATAAGCAACTTGAGTGGTGGATTTTGCCGCTAATCATGGTTGGTTGTCAATGGTATTACTTTTTCAATGTTATTGCTGGGTATTTAGCAATACCAGATGATATAAAAGAAGTCACAAAAATTTTTCCATTATCCAAGTTTAAGTGGTGGACTCGCTATCTCATTCCATCAATGTTTCCGTACTTGATAACAGCTATCATAAATGCTGCGGGAGCAGCATGGAATGCAGATATAGCAGCGGAAAGCCTACAGTGGGGTAAAGAAACAATAAATGTTACTGGCTTAGGGCAATATATTGCTGTGAATGATGGAATTAAAGATAAATCAGCACTTGGTACTTTGGCGATGTGTGCTGTAGTAGGATTGTGTATTATATTCGTTTGGCAACCACTTTACAAATATGCTAGAGAAAAATTCCATTATTAAAAAGGGAGGAAATAAGAATGGAAAAGAAAAATTTAATAAAAGTAACTTCACTCTGCAAAGATTATGGAGTAGAAAGATCAAAGAAATATATACAAGTTCTGAAAGACATAAACTTTACCGTAAAGGAAGGAGAATTTGTAAGTCTTATTGGACAATCAGGAGCAGGGAAATCGACATTATTGAGAAGTTTAGCTGGTCTTGTTCATCCAAGTCATGGAGAAATCATCTTTGAAGGAAAAAAGATTAAAGAACCGGATCCAAACATTAGTATGGTTTTTCAGAATTTTGCTCTATTCCCATGGTTAAATGTTTATAAAAATGTTTCATTTGGCATAGATAATAATTTGAAAATATCTAAAAATGAAATTAATGATAGAGTAAAAAAACTAATAAAAATGATTGGGCTAGAGGGCAATGAAAAATCATATCCAAGAGAAATTTCTGGCGGAATGAAACAAAGAGTAGGATTTGCTAGAGCTTTAGCCGCAGAACCTACATTATTATTACTTGATGAACCTTTTTCTGCTTTAGATGTTGTAACATCCAAACAGCTGTCAGATCAACTAATAAGTATGTGGTTAAGTCAACAAATTGTCACAAAATCAATTGTAATGATTACGCACGATATAGAACAAGCAGTGCAGATGTCTGATAGGATTATATTGTTAGATTCAAATCCAGGGAGGATTGCGAAAGTTTACAACATTGATATCCCAAGAAATCAAAGAACTATAAGTAGTATCTCAAGTATTGTTGAAGAAATTACTAATGAGATGGTAGTCATGACAGAACTTAAGGTTAATAAAAATTTTTAGTAGGTAAAAGAAAGGAAGAAAAATTAATATGATTCCACATAGGAGAAAAAGAAATAATAAAATAAAAAAAATGGTCGGATTTCTCATATCTCTAGTAATAATAATAGCAGTTGGAGTATTCGGGTATATCGCTATGGCCAATCATCGCTTAAATAATATATTAGACAAGGGTTATCATAAAGTTGATAATAACTATAAATCTGAGAAACATAAAGATACAGAGTCATTTTTGATCATGGGTTTAGATAATACTCAAGAGAGAAATTTGGGAACGACGCGAACGGATGCGATGATGATTATTACAATTAACAAAAAAACAAAAACGACAACTTTTTGTAGTATCCCTCGCGATAGTTTTGTTCAAATTGATTCAAAATCATACAAAGGTATGCAACGGATAGAAGCTGCCTATACTTATGGAGGACCTTCGGCTTCAGTTAACACGGTAGAAAAAACTTTTAATATTCCTATTGATCATTATTGTGTTTTTAATTTCAATTCATTTATTAAGCTTATTGATGCTATAGGTGGAATTGATATTGATGTTGAAAAGTCATTTATGGGTACTGATGAAAGTGGTATTGAGTCTATAAAGTTTAATTCAGGTGAGCAACACTTAGATGGTGCCAAGGCTCTTTCATATGCTAGAGAACGACATGTAGATACAGATATTATGAGAGGTTTCAGGCAACAAAAGGTAATTTCAGCAGTTGAGGAGAAGTTAAAATCAATGACTTCTTTCACTAATTTATATTCTATTATTGATTCTTTAGATGATAATATTCAGACTGATATCACACCAAAAGATATTAAAGAGCTTATTTCTAACGCTTTAACTTTTAGTAATTACTCTAAACAACAATTAACTTTTGATTGGAGAACTTTCAGTAACCAAGGAAGAAGTATGGTAGAACTCTATAAAGATAGTATCAAATTTGTCAGTCATAAATTAAGAGTCTCTCTCGAATTAGATCGTAAAAATGAGACTGATAACAATGGATATTCCTTCCATACAAATGGTGACTATCTTTATCAAAGTGACTATACTGTCCAGAATCCAGAAGCTGAAGCACAAGAAGATACTTCAACGAATGGAAATACATATATTGGGACAAGCGGTAATACAACTACTGGCCCTCTGCCTAATATTAAGACTTCAAATGGTTTTATTAAGTAATTAAGATAAATAGCCCCTATCATAGGAGCTATTTATCTTAATTACTTAATAAAATATTTACAATTAGAAGGGCAATCACAGAATGAATTAGTGATGGGATAGGATTACAAGGATAAAAATAATCCAATCATAGGTAATATGAATAAGTAAACCTGTATACAAGGAGTCGCTCCTTAAAGAGGCAAGGGTAAAGGGAATTCTCGCGGCTGCAATAATAAAAATAACTTGGGCAAAATTCCAGTCGTAAGTAGGTAAATGTAGAAATCCGAATATTAAAGTGGATATGATAACCGCAACAATTAAAGCTTTGCGTTTTCCACCTAATAAGTTTGCGATAATTATAAGTAAAATTATTGTAATTAACTCTTCCCCTAAAAGCATAGGAATTGTCTTAAGAAGTCCAAAAAGAGTCATTCCATCTGCTACTGGATTAGAATTTGGAGAACTTCTTAATAGTATTTTAGTAATTAGAATGCCAACTCCAGCAAAAATATAAGCACCTATAAGTCCAGCAAAATAAGTACTCACTATTTTTTGAGGTTTAGAAAAAGTGTAAGAAATTCCCTTTTTCCCAAAAAGAATGTAAAGGCTGATAAATCCAGCAATAGCTAAGGAAAAAGGAGCAATAACTGGCAGCCCAAAAGATAATGCTAAAAACCCAGCTAATAGTAAAATCAGTGATAGAGGAACTGCTGATTTGCTCATAGGTGCGGTAAAAAGTTTTTTCAAAAGAGAAACCTCCAAAATTTAGATAGATTGACAAGCCTAATAAAGCTATTTAAATAAGTATAACATGAATAAAAATTTTTTAAGGAATATAAACAATGGATAAAAATAGGTAGCTTAAAAGTGTATTTGAAAAAATCTGACAACAAAAAAAGCACCTACTCTATATCCTAAAGTAGATGCTTTTACGGTGAGGGATGTTCATCCATTGACTTATTCTCCTATACTATTTTTTCTAAATTGTGTGTTGCTTCTTCAATTGTATTACCAATACCAAAAATTTGAGGTTTGTTAGCCAAAAAAGCTTGAAACACATTTTTTGAAGTATCAAGTTGAATACTATACTCAAAAAATTTATTTTTGTTAGTGTATGTCATCATAATACATTCTCCTTTCTTTTTTTAACGAAAGGGACTATAACAATCACAACGAAATTCCAAGTTCAGTTTAACACAAAAACAAAGTATTTGCAATATACGAGAAAATTAATAGGTAATAAAGTATTTGCCCTTAGATTGAAATTTAAAATCAGGTTTATGATATTTTGATAAAATATCTGTTAATCCAATCCTTTTAGAGATAAACAGGGCAATATTTTTCCGAAAAAGAACTAAAAAAAATAAAAAAGAAGGAATAATCCTTCTACTATATTAAATATTTTCTAAGTGCCCTTTTTTATCTTTAGCTATTAAGTAGTAGGCGCACGCTGCAATGGCCCAGGCCCAAACAATATGTCCAAAGAACTCAGAAAAGTGTTCGTCGAAAGGTTGGTTCCAAGGAGCAGGAACTGTTCCCATAGCTGGCATTAAGATAATATGCCAGATAATCCATATTACAATACCATAAGCAGCACCTTGCCATAAAGTGATAGCTTTCCAGTATTGCGCTATAAAAATAAATAATGCAGCAAAGAAAATTGAAAAACTAAAGTGAAGAATCAAAGAGAACCAAAATACTTTTTGATCTTGAGAATATAAAATGTATGAGTGGGTGAGAGAAGATGGCACACCAAACTGTTCCATCATATGTTGTGGAGGGTTGGTTAAATTACGAGCAATAGTTCGTGGCGGAAGAATTGCTTCCCAACCAATTTTAACCATTCCAGAAATCATACCTGAAATAAATCCGAACCAAATGCTTTTGAGAATAATTTCTTTTAGAGAAGCAATTGGTTTTCTTAATGAGAACATATTAATACTCCTTTCTTATGTCCTCTATTCTAACAAAAAGTTAAATGTAATTCAAAAATACCAGAGGATTCAGTGTTTTTGATGCTATCTTCCAAAATTGTAAACAAAGGAAGTAAAAAAATTGCTACTAGATATTTAAAAATCCCCACAGAAATTTCTGTGAGGAAATAATTATATATCGTACTTTCCTGTATGCAAAGTCCTGATTGATTCGCCTCCGGGTAAAGGAGGTAAGCCAAGAGAATCTTCACGGCTAAAGGCTTCAAGTAATCCAGGAGTTAAGTGAGAATACTCAACTGTTTCCGGACTAATCTTATGAAGAATTGTGTCCCCTTTTCCTTCAGTAACTTTTTTAGCAAAGTTAGGGTCAATCAAAGTTCCACGAGCAACAGCAATTAAATCAGCATAGTTTTCAATCGCATCAGTAGCTGTATCCTCCCCAAAAATACCACCGACAATAAGAAGTTTTGTTTTATCATCAAAGATTTCTCTAAAAAGTTCAGCATAAGATTTTTCGCTATTTTCAGGTTTAGAATTGTATCCTGCCCATAATGAAAGATGGATATAATCAAGTTCATATTTAATTACTTCAGAGATAAGTGAGAGAGCTTCTTTATAATCATAGCCAACATTTTTTCCATGAAGTTCTTCAGGAGAAATACGGTAACCAATGATAAAGTCTTTAGGAGCATATTCATCAACGATTGCTTTTACTTCTTTAACAACAGCTAGCGGAAAGGCCATTCGATTTTCCAGTGAACCACCCCATTTATCTGTGCGAAGATTAGAAAGTTTTGAGAAAAATTGTTGAATTAAATAATGATTGGCTCCATGAATTTCAACACCGTCAAAACCAGCATCAATTGCACGTTTTGTGGCTTTACCAAAATCAAGAATGATAACATCAATCTCTGTTAGTGTGAGTTCACGAACAGGGTAATCTAAGAAAGAAAAATCGATAGCAGAAGGAGCCACCACATCTAATCCATTAACATGACGTCCTACAGCGGCTCGCCCAGCATGATGAATTTGAAGAATAGCTTTATTTCCATCTTTTTTTAGAGCCTGTGCAGTTTTGCGTAGTCCTTCAAGATGAGCGTCAGAATAAGCTCCTAGTTGTTCAGGATATCCTGGCACATATGCTGGTCCACCATTTTCACTTACATAATGGAATTCTGTAATTAACATACCTGCCGCTTGTGAACGGGCAGAGTAATATTGAATAGTATCATCAGAAGCGAAACCACCTTTTAAACCAGAATGAGTTTGCATTGGAGACATTACAATACGGTTGTTTAAAGTTGCCCCATGACGTAAGGTAACATGATCAGTTAGTTGATTTGACATATTTTTATCCTGTTATTATTATATTTGGAAAGTAGATTATTAAAACTATAATTCGAGAAATGTCGATATGAAGAAATAAAAAGAAAGTTAATTATAACTCTTCTAATATGAAATTTTTAAAATCGGAAATCATCTCCTCATTTCGACGATAATAGGTCCATTTACCAATGCGAGTAGCAATTAATAAATTGTCTTTTTCTAACATAGATAAATAATGAGAAGTAGTAGACTGAGTTAAGTTCAGTAATTTTTGGATTTCACCTACACAAACACCCGTTTCAACTTCATCTACTTTAGTTTCGTTGTAGAAATGTTTTTTTGGTTCTTTGAGTAAAGTAAGAATCTTCAATCGATATTCATTTGATAGGGTTTTAAAAGTTTCCACATTTTCCATAAGTCTATTATATCGAAAAAATACGATGTGTCAATATAAAAGATTTTGGGAGTAAGTTAAATACCTATCGTTTGTTGGGTTTTTTTCTTAATTTCAAATAAACTAAAGAACCATCTGTAGAAATCTTATCTCCCCCACCATTTCTACTTCGATAAGGATTTGTGAAATGAGTATATAGCTTCCTTTCTTCAACTAGTCCATGCTCGATGAGTTCATTTGCGATAAGATTTCTTTCTTCATCTATATTCTCATCAATACGATGAGTAATTTGTCCTGTAAATAAAGAAAATCTAATACCAATATCTAAAGAAGCGGCACAGACCCAATCAGACTTTACTCCCCCAGGGAGGTAATAATCCTGTGGAGTTTCCCATAATCTGATATGATGCCTTTGTTTAGGACTGCCAGCAATTTCTTTTTCAAAGGCGAGGTCTTGTTTTTTAGAAAATAAAAAGAGAGAGCTAACGGGTGCAGTGGGATAGCTTTGATGTAATAAGCTTGATTTTATAATTTTGAGAGAGGACCTTAAAGTAATTTTATCTGATTTTGTCCACCCCATTCCTAAAAAAGCAGCTTCTATATCTTCTTTTGAACCGTCAATTAATAAATTTACCGAATCACCTAACACACCATCAGAAGTTCTAGACCTTCCAATAAAGTATTCCGGTAGATAAATTTTTGTGATGATTTTTGTGATATTGGGGATAATCAGATAGGACAAAATTAGCCATGTGACAATATATAAAAAAATATGAATTTTACGAGTTAATAACTCTCTGAAAAATAAATCATAAATGGTATATCCAAAGACAACTGCTACTAAAACACGAAAAGTACGAGCGGTGAAATTTATAATTTTAGTTTTTTGATCCATTGATATCATCTTTCTTATTTAGAGGTTAATGAATATTTTTTGATAAAGTATTATAGATTTTTTGACACAAAATCTATTTATATATCTATTCTAATTTAAAAATGACTAAAATACTAGAGAGAGTATTGACTAAAGATTTAGAAATAAATAAAATAGATTCGGAAGAAATTGACTATATTATCAGAAAATTATAAAATAAGCTATCTGAAAGGTTAAAGGAGTGAACAAATGGTCAAAAAAGCGAGTGAAGCAGAAATCTTAGAAGAACTTTATGATTTAATTCTTTGTAAAACATTGAATAGCAAAGAACGTGAAGTTTTAGTGAAGAGTAAGAATAATTTAGAAAAGGGAAATTATACTCCGAAGGTAATCAACGATCTCCAACACTCTCTAGCGCCTCTTGCTAGAAAACAGGAATTATCTAGTGAAGTTGTGAGGTTTTATCTTCAGTTGTCGCAACAATTTATTGAAAGAGGTCAACGTGGAAGTTGGCTTTCGCTTTAATGATAATAAATCTTTCCTTTAGAATGAGCAAACAATTCAATACACTTTATAATAAATTTTTTATAAAATAAGAGTAGTTTTTTTTTATATATTATAAGGAGATTTTAAAATGGTAAAAAATATATCGTTGGATTGGTTTTTGGGAATTTTATTGCCTTGCTTATGGATTGGTATTGTTTCTGGACTAATTTCTGGAATGGTAAAAATTGGTTGGGAAGCCATTCTTCCTCCTCGTACAAAAGAGCGAGATGAAACAAACCCTCCTCAAAAACTTATGCAACAAATTGGCTTTCCCCAAAAAATTACTCATGCTTACTTTTTGTATTCTAAAGACCAAAAAGTGTATTGGTTTGCCTTGATTCTTCATTTCAGTTTTTCAATTGTTTTTTCATTTATTTTTGTTGTCTTATCACAAATATGGAGTGGTATAAGCTTAGGCGAGGGGGCTCTTTACGGTATTATTATCTGGTTTTTATGGCATATTCTGTTAATGCCTATTACTAGAACGGTACCACAACCTTGGAAGCAACCTTTTTCAGAACACTTTTCAGAATTTTTTGGGCACATCGTCTGGGCTTGGTCAATAGCTGCTGTGAGTTTTTATATGATTGCTACTCACTATTCAGATGTTCTTTCACTTTTCTAAAATAAAAAGAGCCATTCTTAAGGGGGCTTTTTTTATTTCAGATTTGATGAGAATTTATTCACTTTAAAGAGATTTTCTTCAATAACAAATTCCCACTTTTGTACGTCTTTTTGATATGTTTGTCTATCAGGCAGGGGATCTTTTAGCATTTCATTATATCTGGACATTGACCTTGAGGTGACAAGGTACATAAGGCTATCATTTTCATCAAAAGATAGAGAATATTTCGCTTTAAGGGAAATTTCCACAGTAATTTTATTCTTGAATTGGTGTAGGTTGTTTATTCCTTCAATCTGAATATCAAAAATGGATTCTTTTTTTCCATACATATCATTGTGAACAATATGTTTGTCCTGTTTTTTTAGTAAATTTTTACTGTAAAATTGACTGTTTTGATATAGTTTTGACTGATTCCATGAGCTAAGAACAGCTAAAATAAGAGCTTCAATCTCATCAGCCTTAATTACGTCTTCTGAGATATTTTTAGCGGTAATATATTTTTTTTTAGTTAATTTTTCAATTAACAATAAGGCAAGTGGTGATAAAACTAGAATAGGGATTAGAAGTAGTTTCAGGGAAAATAGATTCATATTAATTTGTGGTTTCTACGGGGGTTAAATAAGCTTTAAATTCGTGATCTGTGGAGCTGTCTCTTGTTGTGATAGTGCACTCATCAAAATGAGTGATATTTGATGAAACTGTAGCTCTATAGGCAGAAACAGTAATCTCTTGACTTAATGTTGAGTCGGGAATGCTATATGCTAAGGTCACTTCTTCCAAGTCCATAAATAAATCTCTGAAACTTAATTTTTTTATTTTTTCTTTTGTTTCGTTTAAATTTTCTGAGGCACTCCATCCAAGATCTAAAAGAGTGTCAAAATCGTAATATGAAATTTTTATTGCAGCATCAGAGATATTTTTGTCTTTAAAGTTGACTGACATCGTTTTATCCCGAGCACCTCCAGTAAAGGAAATGTCAAAGAAGAGAAATTTAGGTGCGGAGATGGTTAGAGTGGCATCAGGATCTGGAGAATCATGATTTAAATTAACTTGGGCATTTCCTTTGGCATTCGACCAGTTTCCTGCAATTGCCTCTTCAAAATCCTTCAAAAAAGATTGATTTTGAGCCTTCCATGCTTCATTAACTGAAGTCATGTTATTTTTAATTGGAGTTATTGCTTTTTTATACTGAACGGAATTTTTCCGATAGTAGATCATCTTTTGCTTTTTATTGCTTAGTGTCAAAATGTTTCCCGAAATATCAAAAGATGTTTGATATTTGTAGGAGTTGAGATAACTTAATTCATGTTTCTTTTCATTAAATTGATAATTTTTTTCTTTAGTGAAATTAACGATAGAAGTACTCTTATTGGGAAAATCTAATAATTTGAGATTACTTGTTACTTGTATGGGTTCTTGTAATAGTTCCCACTGACCCTTTATTAGTGTACTTTCTGACTTTGTTAGTTTGCTACATGCTGAAAGAGAGAAAAAAGTTGTTATTAGTATAGCTACTACGATAATTTTATTTTTCAATTTTTACTCCGTTTTAGAAACATTTCCAGAAATTTGAACCCCTTCATCACCACATTGTGTGATGAGTAAGGCAGTATCAAATGATAACTTTCCGTTCTTATATGAAAGTTCGGAAGGGGAAAAGCTTTGAGAAATCGTGCCAGTATCAGTTGTTACATCATAGGAAAAAGCAATATATTTGATACGGTTAAACATTTGTTCGGCGGTGAGGTCTTTAATGATATTTAAAAGTTTCTTAGGATCTACTGGAATATGATCTGAAGGTTCTAATCCTAAAATTCCATTAGGTTGATAAGAAGCATAAGCGTTGTGAATTACTTTTTGGTCAAAATTT from Lactococcus lactis carries:
- a CDS encoding bacteriocin immunity protein codes for the protein MVKKASEAEILEELYDLILCKTLNSKEREVLVKSKNNLEKGNYTPKVINDLQHSLAPLARKQELSSEVVRFYLQLSQQFIERGQRGSWLSL
- a CDS encoding YagU family protein; the encoded protein is MFSLRKPIASLKEIILKSIWFGFISGMISGMVKIGWEAILPPRTIARNLTNPPQHMMEQFGVPSSLTHSYILYSQDQKVFWFSLILHFSFSIFFAALFIFIAQYWKAITLWQGAAYGIVIWIIWHIILMPAMGTVPAPWNQPFDEHFSEFFGHIVWAWAIAACAYYLIAKDKKGHLENI
- a CDS encoding LCP family protein, which codes for MIPHRRKRNNKIKKMVGFLISLVIIIAVGVFGYIAMANHRLNNILDKGYHKVDNNYKSEKHKDTESFLIMGLDNTQERNLGTTRTDAMMIITINKKTKTTTFCSIPRDSFVQIDSKSYKGMQRIEAAYTYGGPSASVNTVEKTFNIPIDHYCVFNFNSFIKLIDAIGGIDIDVEKSFMGTDESGIESIKFNSGEQHLDGAKALSYARERHVDTDIMRGFRQQKVISAVEEKLKSMTSFTNLYSIIDSLDDNIQTDITPKDIKELISNALTFSNYSKQQLTFDWRTFSNQGRSMVELYKDSIKFVSHKLRVSLELDRKNETDNNGYSFHTNGDYLYQSDYTVQNPEAEAQEDTSTNGNTYIGTSGNTTTGPLPNIKTSNGFIK
- a CDS encoding NADH-dependent flavin oxidoreductase; the encoded protein is MSNQLTDHVTLRHGATLNNRIVMSPMQTHSGLKGGFASDDTIQYYSARSQAAGMLITEFHYVSENGGPAYVPGYPEQLGAYSDAHLEGLRKTAQALKKDGNKAILQIHHAGRAAVGRHVNGLDVVAPSAIDFSFLDYPVRELTLTEIDVIILDFGKATKRAIDAGFDGVEIHGANHYLIQQFFSKLSNLRTDKWGGSLENRMAFPLAVVKEVKAIVDEYAPKDFIIGYRISPEELHGKNVGYDYKEALSLISEVIKYELDYIHLSLWAGYNSKPENSEKSYAELFREIFDDKTKLLIVGGIFGEDTATDAIENYADLIAVARGTLIDPNFAKKVTEGKGDTILHKISPETVEYSHLTPGLLEAFSREDSLGLPPLPGGESIRTLHTGKYDI
- a CDS encoding YagU family protein, which gives rise to MVKNISLDWFLGILLPCLWIGIVSGLISGMVKIGWEAILPPRTKERDETNPPQKLMQQIGFPQKITHAYFLYSKDQKVYWFALILHFSFSIVFSFIFVVLSQIWSGISLGEGALYGIIIWFLWHILLMPITRTVPQPWKQPFSEHFSEFFGHIVWAWSIAAVSFYMIATHYSDVLSLF
- a CDS encoding ABC transporter ATP-binding protein → MEKKNLIKVTSLCKDYGVERSKKYIQVLKDINFTVKEGEFVSLIGQSGAGKSTLLRSLAGLVHPSHGEIIFEGKKIKEPDPNISMVFQNFALFPWLNVYKNVSFGIDNNLKISKNEINDRVKKLIKMIGLEGNEKSYPREISGGMKQRVGFARALAAEPTLLLLDEPFSALDVVTSKQLSDQLISMWLSQQIVTKSIVMITHDIEQAVQMSDRIILLDSNPGRIAKVYNIDIPRNQRTISSISSIVEEITNEMVVMTELKVNKNF
- a CDS encoding ABC transporter permease subunit, translating into MSRRKYLDTKQPKVKSIMGDFILIGIICLFAFILIVTQITINQPLSSLPSQSSVDDVKKMHDFLSIGNLAYFSMRTMFRMIVGMMWSILFSVICGVLAIKFKTARRIILPMVNFLESVPLLGFMTFTTAFLLGLYPGNVMGAEALAIFAVFTGQAWNIMLSLYQIMEVVPKDLKEVTSQFRYSAWEKFWRLEFVYSIPGLLWNLVISQSAAWFAIVASEQVTVAIPKSETLILPGIGSYIQVALDRADFKACGFAVIALIINVVILNFLVFQPLVKATYYYRYDEGTTQGNPPKSIVYNLVKASNFGKILMKWIQKIKDFWIFKLARVWYILRINLIFKYLGKVKKYISIIWYILLGYAVVISAIKLYRFLPHEDFSIIPHLMLLTTLRVVLAMLIAAAIFTPLGVWVASNKRRLSFIQPIGQVVGSIPSNVYTPFIVIFISLGYKQLEWWILPLIMVGCQWYYFFNVIAGYLAIPDDIKEVTKIFPLSKFKWWTRYLIPSMFPYLITAIINAAGAAWNADIAAESLQWGKETINVTGLGQYIAVNDGIKDKSALGTLAMCAVVGLCIIFVWQPLYKYAREKFHY
- a CDS encoding LssY C-terminal domain-containing protein, translating into MISMDQKTKIINFTARTFRVLVAVVFGYTIYDLFFRELLTRKIHIFLYIVTWLILSYLIIPNITKIITKIYLPEYFIGRSRTSDGVLGDSVNLLIDGSKEDIEAAFLGMGWTKSDKITLRSSLKIIKSSLLHQSYPTAPVSSLFLFSKKQDLAFEKEIAGSPKQRHHIRLWETPQDYYLPGGVKSDWVCAASLDIGIRFSLFTGQITHRIDENIDEERNLIANELIEHGLVEERKLYTHFTNPYRSRNGGGDKISTDGSLVYLKLRKKPNKR
- a CDS encoding CPBP family intramembrane glutamic endopeptidase, with product MKKLFTAPMSKSAVPLSLILLLAGFLALSFGLPVIAPFSLAIAGFISLYILFGKKGISYTFSKPQKIVSTYFAGLIGAYIFAGVGILITKILLRSSPNSNPVADGMTLFGLLKTIPMLLGEELITIILLIIIANLLGGKRKALIVAVIISTLIFGFLHLPTYDWNFAQVIFIIAAARIPFTLASLRSDSLYTGLLIHITYDWIIFILVILSHH
- a CDS encoding ArsR/SmtB family transcription factor; this encodes MENVETFKTLSNEYRLKILTLLKEPKKHFYNETKVDEVETGVCVGEIQKLLNLTQSTTSHYLSMLEKDNLLIATRIGKWTYYRRNEEMISDFKNFILEEL